The Candidatus Nanopelagicales bacterium nucleotide sequence CCGCAGCGTGGTTCAAGCTGACCCACCGCGACATGGGCCCAGTCTCCCGGTACCTCGGACCCGAGGTCCCATCCGAGCAACTGCTCTGGCAGGACCCGATTCCTGCCGTCACCCATCAATTGGTCGACGCCGACGACATCGCCTCGTTGAAGCAGACGATCCTCGGCTCCGGCCTATCCGTCTCGCAACTGGTCACGACAGCGTGGGCCTCGGCGTCAACGTTCCGCGGCAGCGACATGCGGGGCGGGGCCAACGGTGCACGCATTCGCCTTGAGCCGCAGAAAGACTGGGAGGTCAACAACCCGGCTGAATTGGGCCAGGTACTGCGCGCGCTGGAAGGCATCCAATCTGACTTCAACGGGCAGGCTGGCGACAAACAGATCTCAGTTGCCGACCTGATCGTGCTCGGCGGGTGCGCTGCTGTTGAGCAAGCCGCCAAGAACGCTGGCCACGAAGTTGTGGTTCCGTTTGTGCCTGGTCGTACGGATGCGTCGCTGGAAGAGACCGACGTGGAATCGTTCAGCGTGCTCGAACCGGTCGCCGACGGGTTCCGCAACTACCAGGGCAAGGGCGACCTGCCGCCCGCGGAGCGCATGCTCATCGATCGGTCGAACCTGCTGTCGTTGAGCGGACCACAGATGACGGTCCTGATCGGCGGTCTTCGGGTCCTCGGCGCCAACTTCGACCGATCCAACCTCGGTGTGCTCACCAAGAACCCCGGTGCGTTGACCAACGACTTCTTCGTCAACCTGCTCGATATGAGCACGACGTGGGAGCCGACATCGGATACCGAGGAGACGTTCGAAGGCAAAGATCGCGCAACTGGTGAGGTCAAGTGGACCGCCAGCCGCGTCGATCTGGTGTTCGGATCCAACTCCCGGCTGCGCGCCTTGGCCGAGGTCTACGGTTCCGACGATGGCGCTGGCAAGCTGGTCAACGACTTTGTCGCTGCTTGGGACAAGGTCATGAACCTGGACCGCTTCGACCTGGCCTAGTCCGCTCGAACGCCCACGCACGATGGCGGATCGGGGTCTCGCAGAGACCCTGGTCCGCCATCGTGCGTTCTGGTGGACAAGCTGTGGTGGACAACCGCTAGCGTCAGCAGCCATCGCACCCAATCCAGGAGGTTCCAATGAAGGCCGATAACAGCGGCGTCCAGATCTCCTTCGAGGTCTATGGCGAGGGGCGTCCTGTAGTGCTCCTGCATGGGTTTCCCGATTCTGGCCGAGTGTGGCGTCACCAGGTGCCAGCGCTGACGGCGGCGGGCTTTCAGGTGATCGTCCCCGACATGCGTGGGTACGGGGAATCCGACAAGCCGACCGACATCGATGCGTATGGCGGGTTCGCGTTGGCTACCGACGTCATCGCCGTGCTTGATTCGCTCGAGATCGAACGCGCGCACATCGTCGGTCACGACTGGGGCGCCGCCGTCGCGTGGGTGCTGGGCTCCTTCTTCCCTGACCGGGTCGACCACTTGGTGGCGATGTCCGTCGGCCATCCGGCCACGTTCCATGGCGGTGGCTTCGACCAGTACGAGAAGTCCTGGTACATGCTGCTGTTCCAATTCCCCGACGTCGCCGAGCAGTGGCTGTCTGAGAACGACTGGGCGAGGTTCCGCGCTTGGGGTCACCATCCAGACGAAGACGCAGTGATCGCCGCTTTGGAGCGCAACGACTCGCTGACCCCCGGCCTGAACTGGTACCGGGCCAACATGAAGCCAGAGTCATTCGTCGGAACCCCATTCGAATTCCCCAAGGTCGCCTCACCAACGCTGGCCATCTGGAGTTCCGGAGACCACGCGCTGACCGAGGGGCAGATGACGCGCTCGGCCGAGTTGGTGAGTGGCCCCTGGACTTATCAACGGCTTGAGAGCGCCGGCCACTGGATGCAACTCGACGACCCCGACACGATCAACGATCTGCTGGTCGAGTTCCTGCCCGCTTGACCGAGACTGGCGGGGTGCGCAGCTTCGAGACAGCGTCCTCTATCACCCGTTTGAGTGGTTTGCCCTGGGGGGCCACGGGTAGATCCCGAACATAGGAATCCACACTTCGGGCAGCAAACCCAGCCAATCCCCCAGGGAGTCACGATGACGAATTCACGCCGAACTGCATTTGCCACCACCAGCCGACGGGTCGCTCTAGCAGCAGGCGTGGTCCTGATCGGTGGGCTCGGTACCGTCGCAGTCGCAGCGCCAGCCCAAGCCTCCGTTGACGGAACCGCCTTCACGTTCAAGAACGACACCAGCAAAGAGCAGTTCGTCAGCGTCTGCGCGGGAGGCACGAAGAAGTGCAACTCGGGCCTGGTGGCACCCGGTGGTGTCCAGCGGATGACCGCATCGGGAAGTCCGATCGACGTGACCGGATCGATCCTCAGCGACAAGGGCAACGTCACCGAATTCAAGGCGTCGAACCCCTGGTCGGCCGCTCCCTACGTCGACCTGGACGGTGGCGCCTGGCAGACACACACCAGCTGCACCCCCTCCGAGGGTAGGGCCGAATGGTCTCCCTACATCGAGCCGGGCCAGTTCCTGCAGGTTGAGCGCAAGGCCGGGATCTCGGGTTACAAGGTGATGACCTTGACCCTCAAGGACGGGGAGCCACGCTCCGCCAACGAGCCGATCGAGCATGGCGTCCCGCTTCCCACCCCGTGCTGGACGATGACCGGCGGCAACCTCATCTAATCCCGCAGCAAATCCAACCAGAGTCCGCGCGCCGCTTACTAGCCGTTCGCGGACTCTGCCGAATGCTCGCCTACGTCGTTGCCGACCTAGCTTGGTTCGGGCCGAAGCGGCCTACCAGGAAGCCGACGAGGGCCACTGCGAACGTCACGATGATCGACGCCCAGCCAAGTTCAAGCCGCCCGATCACAACCAACACGACGACCCCGACCAACGTTGCGACTAGTCCGGTGATTGCTCCACGCGCTGCGTCGCCGCCACCCACCTGCGCGCCAACCAGCGCCGCAGCGAGTAATCCCACCGCAATCAGAATGGCTTGTGATCCAGGATCAATAAGGGCGACGATCACAGCAACAGCCGCACTTCCCCAGACCCAAATCGGCCGAACTGTGACGTTGGGCTCGGCCGCCACGGTGGAGTCCGCAACGGCGCCACTACTGCTTGCCTCAGCTGGGCTCGACTGTGGCTGCGTATCGAGTCCCAGTCCACCGACGCCGGTCAATGCATTGGCGACCAGGGCGGCGAATAGCACCGTCACGATCGCGAGCAGCACCCCCGCCAGTCCCGGCAAGGCGTCAATGTTGGCCGGTACAACAAAGAACTCCATCGAGGGCGCGAACATCACGCCACCGAAGAACATCAGCAAGCCAACCAAAACGAGCACGAGGACGACCACCACCCATACCAGCACGCGCAATGGCGACCACTTCCCGGCCCGACGGCCCGCGAGCAAGCTGTTATCAACCCAGCCCAAGGCGAAGATGAGCAAGGCAACGGCAAGGATCGCCACCCACGGCGTGCCATCGCCAATGCGACTTGGGCTCGCCAAGACCGAGACGTTGCCGAGTAAGAACCCCAACGCCAGAGCGATCAAAATTGGCACGATCAGCAACCACATGGCCACTGAACTGATGCGGGAGCTCGCAACCAACCCCTGGCCCGCCACCAACAGTGCCGCCGTGACAGCGACCACCACCACGATCACCCGCGGATCGAGGCGACTTAGCAGCGCGAGCGTTTGCCCGGCGGCGATGAGCAGAATGGCCGCGACGCCGGTGCCGACAAGCCCTTGAACGCCGCGTTGGGCAACAGGCTGGGGCGCGACCAGTTGGGGCGCGAGCAGCGATCCGGCAAGCGCCAGACCCACCACCACGAGCAGGGCAATCATTCCCAGCACCGACATGCCTGGCGGGGTGAAGGTCGGAGCGGCGATGACTGCGTAGGTAAGGATTCCGAGCATGGCTGCGCGCCGGAAGGTGCCTGCGCCCGGTACAGGTTTGCTGCGGAACGCCGCGATCGCAGCAACGATCAGTCCGACCGTGATTCCCAAGGTCGCCTCAAGAACGATCTCGCGGTTCATCAGTTCACCTTCGTCGTCGTGTCGACGGTCCCGAGCAACTGGTTCGCGCAGTTGGACGGAGCGGGTGACCCGGCCCAACGGTCGTTCATCCAGTCGATGACCGAGGGATTGTGAAGTCTCGCCTGGTAGTTCAGCGATGGATGATCGTCATATGGGTAGCGCACGTAGAAGACGGTCGTGCCCAATGCGCATTGCGACATCACTTGGGCGTGGGTGAACTGCGGCAGGATCGTCTTGTCCTTGAGTCCTTGGACCACCATGAGCGGAACGTCGAGTTTCTCCGTACCCGGCATCCCCTTGCCGAGCGCTTTGATCAGTCCCGGTGCGATTGGGTAGTTGATCAGCTTGCTGAGCGGCACATCGGAGACTTGGTTGGCCAGGTCGCTCCCGCACTTGGTCTCCAGGTCCTTCGCTTTCTGCATCCCTAGGGGACTGAGGATCTGATCGAGGGAAACGATCTCCGGGTAGTTCTCGGCGTACGACTTGGCGATGAGCATGACGAACATATTCTGTGACGTACTTGTCGGGTTCTTCGCTACCGCGTTGAGAATCCCCGGGATCGCAGGTGTGAAACCGGGAGCCAGGATCACCCCGCCGTCGATCCGCAGCTCGGGGGCGTAGGTGGGTGCCAGTTGGAGCGCCGATGTCGCGGCTTCGCCACCTTGCGACTTCCCGTAAACGCCAAGATTGCTCTGGTTGATCGGAACCGAGCCAATCGTGGGCGAGGGGTTCTTCACGGCGCGCAGTGCATCGAGAACTCCACGACCCTCTAGCGGACCGACGAGGTATGACGATGGCCCTGGGGCACCCATTCCTGAGTAGTCGCTGGCAACGACCGCCCAACCCTGCTTGACAAGAGGTTCGATGTGGGGCACCCAGTTGCTATTGGCGGGGGTGTCCGCTTGCAGCGGCGTTTGGCTCATCCCGCACATCCGTGCGATACCGGTGGTGCCATGTGCAAACGACACCAATGGATAACCCCCAGCAGGTGCCGCTCCCGCGGGCGCCGCATAAAGGCCGGTGACAGGAATGGCATTGCCCTGCAGGTCAGTGGATTGATACATGATTCGGTACATCTTGATTCCGGCGGGCGCACCGGCGACCGGTTCTGCCTTCATCAACGTGCCGGGTGCTGCTGCTTTCCAGTTGCCCACGTCGTAGAAGCTCGTCAAAGCAGGGGTGATCTTCGAGTCGATTGTCTCGCCGACCGTTGACCCTTCAGGGCTAACCGGCGCATTCACCAGTGACGACGCTGGCGCAGTCAGGAACAACAGCAGTCCCCCGACCAGCGCCACGCCCAATGCAATGAAGAAACGTCCCGTTCGCGACACCTGCTACCACCCTCCCGGGTCGCCACTTGGGCACCCGCCACCGGAGGCTACCGGAGTCAGGGCGTCATTGCTGAGCTCACGATCTACGCAGAAGCAGTCGTCGTTCCGAGCGCGGTCGTGAGATGACATCTGATACGAACCTCACATCGCCAGGACCGTGCTGGCCTACTGTGCTAGCTCGTCGAGCAGTCGCACGAACAGTGGGTTAACGCGCGCATCGGGCAATGCGGCGGCGACCTCGACTAGAGCCATTGCCGGTTTGATCCCCTTGACGGAGGCACCAACCAGCGCCGCGACCGCTGGTGTTCGACTCTGTCCCGCAGCACAGTGCAGATAGACCGTGTGGCCCTCCCGCCGAAGTTGC carries:
- a CDS encoding alpha/beta hydrolase encodes the protein MKADNSGVQISFEVYGEGRPVVLLHGFPDSGRVWRHQVPALTAAGFQVIVPDMRGYGESDKPTDIDAYGGFALATDVIAVLDSLEIERAHIVGHDWGAAVAWVLGSFFPDRVDHLVAMSVGHPATFHGGGFDQYEKSWYMLLFQFPDVAEQWLSENDWARFRAWGHHPDEDAVIAALERNDSLTPGLNWYRANMKPESFVGTPFEFPKVASPTLAIWSSGDHALTEGQMTRSAELVSGPWTYQRLESAGHWMQLDDPDTINDLLVEFLPA
- a CDS encoding alpha/beta hydrolase, which gives rise to MSRTGRFFIALGVALVGGLLLFLTAPASSLVNAPVSPEGSTVGETIDSKITPALTSFYDVGNWKAAAPGTLMKAEPVAGAPAGIKMYRIMYQSTDLQGNAIPVTGLYAAPAGAAPAGGYPLVSFAHGTTGIARMCGMSQTPLQADTPANSNWVPHIEPLVKQGWAVVASDYSGMGAPGPSSYLVGPLEGRGVLDALRAVKNPSPTIGSVPINQSNLGVYGKSQGGEAATSALQLAPTYAPELRIDGGVILAPGFTPAIPGILNAVAKNPTSTSQNMFVMLIAKSYAENYPEIVSLDQILSPLGMQKAKDLETKCGSDLANQVSDVPLSKLINYPIAPGLIKALGKGMPGTEKLDVPLMVVQGLKDKTILPQFTHAQVMSQCALGTTVFYVRYPYDDHPSLNYQARLHNPSVIDWMNDRWAGSPAPSNCANQLLGTVDTTTKVN